One genomic region from Halococcus qingdaonensis encodes:
- a CDS encoding recombinase family protein, with amino-acid sequence MQIAAYVRVSTDDQNENRQMRAIRQKYSEEGNQIEWFCDLGESGASASREEYQRLREHVAKYDVVVAHELDRLGRSFADLAGFVDDLREKDIDIDLVNQPIGTVGEDDWMAEMMLNMMMVFADAERKMIRSRVQEGIDAALADGKRVGRPPFGYTVEDGFLQQVPAEYVRVQSFIREVCKGREKKATAAFFEIPDSKIRSILARAEANYDIPFDNDQWRLERAKVDAGETDLSPLDARDTHPVESKKNRNSIVWEKRSQRVQIMARLRRRLREIEPTMSGW; translated from the coding sequence ATGCAAATCGCCGCCTACGTCCGCGTCTCGACTGACGACCAAAACGAAAACCGCCAGATGCGTGCGATCCGCCAGAAGTACAGCGAGGAGGGCAACCAGATCGAGTGGTTTTGCGATCTCGGCGAGAGTGGAGCCTCTGCCTCACGGGAAGAGTACCAGCGTCTCCGTGAGCACGTCGCCAAGTACGATGTAGTGGTCGCCCACGAACTCGACCGGCTCGGGCGATCGTTCGCAGACCTCGCCGGGTTCGTCGATGATCTCCGCGAGAAAGACATCGACATCGACCTCGTGAACCAGCCCATCGGGACGGTCGGAGAGGACGATTGGATGGCCGAGATGATGCTCAACATGATGATGGTGTTCGCTGACGCCGAGCGCAAGATGATCCGCTCACGCGTTCAGGAAGGCATCGACGCCGCTCTCGCCGATGGCAAGCGTGTCGGTCGACCACCGTTCGGCTACACGGTCGAGGACGGGTTCCTCCAGCAAGTGCCCGCCGAGTACGTCCGTGTCCAGAGCTTCATCCGCGAGGTTTGCAAGGGCCGCGAGAAGAAGGCGACTGCCGCGTTCTTCGAGATACCCGACTCGAAGATTCGAAGCATCCTCGCACGAGCCGAGGCAAACTACGACATCCCGTTCGACAACGATCAGTGGCGGCTCGAACGCGCGAAAGTCGATGCCGGCGAGACGGATCTCTCGCCACTCGATGCCCGAGATACACATCCAGTCGAATCCAAGAAAAACCGAAATAGTATCGTATGGGAGAAGCGTTCACAGCGAGTTCAAATTATGGCCCGACTCCGCCGAAGGCTCAGAGAAATCGAACCCACTATGTCCGGGTGGTGA
- a CDS encoding TrkH family potassium uptake protein, with protein sequence MASKWSSSRLRVDWRTSIGLVGTVVKYLSATLLIPLAVALFYGRDVLTFAVAFVVTVIVGLALERVEPEPDLGTREGFLMVALTWLVVALVGTVPYLLAGMGTGSTLAHPINALFESMSGFTTTGATMMGEISFAQHSHALLLWRQLTQWLGGMGIVVLAVAILPELSVGGAQLMDAEAPGPGIEKLTPRIAETARVLWLAYLGLTLLQMVLLYGLHLAGLAPNMGLYNAIAHPLTTMPTGGFSPEARSIEAFSAAVQWLIIPFMAAAGTNFALIWHVLSGEPRELIRDTEFRSYIGVIGVLTALVAGLLFTGTGIDIVTDAVAPIIGEAEDSIRHAAFNIVSVITTTGYANMDFTTWSDPAQYLLLFAMFIGGSAGSTGGAIKVVRWVIIVKSLRRELFTTVHPEAVSPVRLGGSIIDERAIRGIYAFTLLYIVFFFVATLLVVTDAWRIGQQLPAFEAMSAVAATLGNVGPGFGAVGPMNNYLAFPASSKLLMTFLMWIGRLEILPVLVLLTPSYWRT encoded by the coding sequence GTGGCTTCGAAGTGGTCGTCGAGTCGGCTGCGCGTCGATTGGCGGACGAGCATCGGTCTCGTCGGCACGGTCGTGAAGTATCTCTCGGCGACCCTGCTCATTCCGCTCGCGGTGGCGCTTTTCTACGGCCGTGACGTGCTGACGTTCGCCGTCGCGTTCGTCGTCACCGTGATCGTCGGACTGGCGCTCGAACGCGTCGAACCCGAGCCCGATCTCGGCACGCGCGAGGGGTTCCTGATGGTCGCGCTCACGTGGCTCGTCGTCGCGCTCGTCGGTACCGTCCCCTATCTCCTCGCGGGGATGGGCACCGGATCGACGCTCGCCCACCCGATCAACGCCCTCTTCGAGTCGATGAGCGGGTTCACGACGACCGGCGCGACGATGATGGGCGAGATATCGTTCGCCCAGCACTCACACGCCCTCCTGCTCTGGCGACAGCTCACCCAGTGGCTCGGCGGCATGGGGATCGTCGTGCTCGCGGTCGCGATCCTCCCCGAACTCTCGGTCGGTGGCGCACAGCTGATGGACGCCGAAGCGCCCGGACCGGGCATCGAGAAGCTCACCCCGCGCATCGCCGAGACCGCGCGCGTGCTCTGGCTGGCGTATCTCGGCCTCACCCTCCTGCAGATGGTGTTGCTCTACGGACTGCATCTCGCCGGGCTCGCCCCGAACATGGGGCTGTACAACGCCATCGCGCACCCGCTCACGACGATGCCCACTGGCGGTTTCTCGCCCGAAGCCCGCTCGATCGAGGCGTTCTCGGCGGCGGTCCAGTGGCTCATCATCCCCTTCATGGCGGCCGCCGGGACGAACTTCGCGCTCATTTGGCACGTTCTGAGCGGTGAGCCACGCGAACTGATTCGTGACACCGAGTTCCGCTCGTACATCGGGGTCATTGGCGTCCTCACGGCACTCGTCGCGGGACTGCTGTTCACCGGGACGGGCATCGATATCGTCACCGATGCCGTAGCACCGATCATCGGCGAAGCCGAGGACTCGATCCGTCACGCCGCGTTCAACATCGTCTCGGTCATTACGACGACGGGCTACGCCAACATGGACTTCACCACGTGGAGCGATCCCGCACAGTATCTCCTTCTTTTTGCGATGTTCATCGGTGGCTCGGCCGGTTCGACCGGCGGTGCGATCAAGGTCGTCCGCTGGGTCATCATCGTCAAATCCCTCCGGCGCGAACTCTTTACGACTGTCCACCCTGAGGCCGTCTCGCCGGTTCGCCTCGGCGGCAGCATCATCGACGAACGCGCCATCCGCGGCATCTACGCGTTCACGCTGCTATACATCGTCTTCTTCTTCGTCGCCACCCTCCTGGTGGTTACCGACGCCTGGCGGATCGGCCAGCAACTCCCTGCTTTCGAGGCGATGAGTGCCGTCGCTGCAACCCTCGGCAACGTCGGTCCCGGCTTTGGCGCTGTCGGCCCGATGAACAACTACCTCGCCTTCCCGGCCAGCTCGAAACTGCTCATGACGTTCTTGATGTGGATCGGTCGGCTCGAAATCCTGCCCGTGCTCGTGCTGCTCACGCCGTCCTACTGGCGTACCTAG
- a CDS encoding amino acid permease: MTDPTQETTSAGDEPGAVETELSRDMSLTDITMIGVGAMIGAGVFALTGFAAGIAGPAITMAFVLNGIVALFIAISYAELGAAFPEAGGGYLWVKEALIDPNGFYAGWISWFAHAVACALYAVTFGVFFTEFFVVFTDLGREFALFGFLTRPILEKAIAVVVIAAFAYINYRGAGETGSAEFVVVAIKLVILGLFILFGALATFSNPNWPATFLSQPRFVPAGIAGIIGAMGFTMIAFEGYEIIVQSGEEVVNPGENVPKAVFYSLVIVVPIYVLVAFALIGGLDITPEILDIAGISRPPDQVFVWQVLQNLGELGLIRAAEQFLPYGALLLIVAGLASTTSALNATVYSSSRVSFAMGRDRVLPGMFNDIHPEKKTPHIAIFISMILIMAMAVALPIESVAAAADIMFILLFLQVNWTVIKMRSTHPDLPRTFEIPYMPWPPIIGIALLLILLPFIIYELGLEAIGVGTSNEGLIALGVTAIWMALGLIIYYGYSSEKQAKKLEEETPTLSTEQTPANRGSQLVVPIANPESAEPLMRSAIDIARDMDAEIHVVSVVTVPQQTPLNEGRRFVDNERETLEEAMSIAEEADIPVRGTIRIGHDVAPAILNTVEQHDSDAILMGWRGRSRRTDFVLGSNVDQVVTQAQCNVLVERISPVEDVDSILLPTAGGPHAEYAVGIARAIARPQDARINVVYVIDPGADENERERARERLESATDAIGNYDRVESTLLEGMNISERIIEESDNHDYTVIGATREGLLQQIVFGGIPEEVGRRAKHTVIMAKRYQGLTSRLTRWFRSWTPSNDETEEITQ, translated from the coding sequence ATGACTGATCCTACTCAAGAGACGACTTCGGCCGGAGATGAGCCGGGGGCAGTAGAGACGGAGCTCTCCAGAGATATGAGCCTCACTGACATCACGATGATCGGTGTCGGTGCGATGATCGGTGCCGGTGTGTTCGCGCTCACTGGCTTTGCCGCGGGCATCGCTGGCCCCGCGATCACAATGGCATTTGTCCTCAATGGAATCGTTGCGCTGTTCATTGCGATTTCGTACGCCGAACTCGGCGCAGCGTTCCCTGAGGCTGGCGGCGGCTATCTCTGGGTGAAAGAGGCATTGATTGATCCGAATGGCTTCTACGCAGGATGGATAAGTTGGTTTGCTCACGCCGTCGCGTGTGCGCTTTATGCTGTGACCTTCGGTGTGTTCTTCACCGAGTTCTTCGTCGTCTTTACCGATCTCGGACGTGAATTCGCGCTCTTCGGGTTCCTTACACGCCCCATCCTCGAAAAGGCAATCGCAGTGGTGGTCATCGCCGCGTTCGCGTATATCAACTATCGTGGTGCGGGAGAGACCGGGAGCGCAGAGTTCGTTGTCGTTGCTATCAAACTCGTGATTCTCGGTTTGTTCATTCTCTTCGGTGCTCTCGCTACATTCAGTAACCCGAACTGGCCGGCGACGTTCCTTTCACAGCCCAGGTTCGTTCCGGCTGGTATCGCCGGTATCATCGGTGCGATGGGCTTCACTATGATCGCGTTCGAAGGATACGAGATCATTGTTCAATCCGGTGAGGAGGTCGTCAATCCGGGCGAGAACGTCCCCAAGGCGGTGTTCTACTCGCTTGTGATCGTGGTTCCGATTTACGTACTGGTCGCGTTTGCTCTCATTGGCGGGCTCGACATAACCCCTGAAATCCTTGATATTGCCGGTATCAGTAGGCCACCGGATCAAGTGTTCGTCTGGCAGGTACTACAAAATCTCGGCGAACTCGGGCTGATTCGCGCGGCTGAACAGTTCCTGCCGTACGGTGCTCTTCTTTTGATCGTCGCGGGGTTGGCTTCGACGACAAGTGCGCTCAATGCGACGGTGTACTCCTCTAGTCGAGTGTCGTTTGCGATGGGACGCGACCGCGTGCTGCCAGGGATGTTTAATGATATCCATCCCGAGAAGAAAACCCCACATATCGCAATCTTCATCTCAATGATTCTCATCATGGCTATGGCGGTCGCGCTGCCTATCGAGAGCGTCGCTGCCGCGGCTGACATTATGTTTATTCTACTGTTTTTGCAAGTGAACTGGACAGTCATCAAAATGCGGAGCACTCACCCGGACCTCCCGCGCACCTTCGAGATCCCGTACATGCCGTGGCCGCCGATCATTGGTATCGCTCTCCTGCTGATTCTGTTGCCGTTCATCATCTACGAACTCGGGCTGGAGGCCATCGGCGTCGGGACCAGCAACGAGGGTCTCATCGCTCTCGGCGTGACTGCGATCTGGATGGCTCTCGGCCTCATCATCTACTACGGGTATTCCTCAGAGAAGCAAGCCAAGAAGTTGGAGGAAGAAACCCCGACGCTCTCCACTGAACAGACACCTGCCAACCGTGGGTCTCAACTTGTCGTCCCTATTGCTAATCCTGAGAGCGCGGAGCCGTTGATGCGAAGTGCCATTGACATCGCCCGCGATATGGATGCCGAAATACACGTTGTCAGTGTCGTGACGGTTCCTCAGCAGACGCCGCTCAATGAAGGTCGGAGATTTGTGGATAACGAACGCGAGACGCTTGAGGAAGCGATGTCGATTGCCGAGGAGGCTGATATTCCTGTAAGAGGGACGATCCGTATTGGCCACGATGTTGCCCCGGCCATTCTGAACACGGTCGAACAGCACGACAGCGATGCGATTCTCATGGGGTGGCGGGGTCGCAGCCGGCGTACAGACTTCGTGCTCGGTAGCAACGTCGATCAGGTCGTGACACAAGCCCAATGCAACGTACTCGTTGAACGAATCAGCCCCGTCGAAGACGTCGATTCGATCCTCCTACCGACGGCAGGTGGCCCCCATGCTGAGTATGCCGTAGGGATCGCTCGGGCGATCGCTCGTCCGCAGGACGCGCGTATCAACGTGGTATACGTAATCGATCCCGGAGCCGACGAAAACGAGCGCGAAAGAGCTCGTGAGCGGCTGGAATCGGCCACCGATGCCATCGGAAACTACGATCGCGTCGAAAGCACGCTTCTCGAAGGGATGAATATTTCCGAGCGTATCATCGAAGAGAGCGACAACCACGATTATACCGTCATTGGGGCCACGAGAGAAGGCCTGTTACAGCAGATCGTCTTCGGTGGTATCCCCGAAGAGGTTGGGCGACGGGCAAAGCATACGGTGATCATGGCGAAGCGATACCAGGGACTCACGTCCCGCCTGACGCGCTGGTTCAGAAGCTGGACACCATCGAACGATGAAACCGAGGAGATCACACAATGA
- a CDS encoding transposase yields the protein MANHSASETDSSDPDTRIDTQPPAADRSNGTTEILSPDLADIANTGRLQFFDDEADGVGDDLSGFVADVTTVAQTRCEHCEDYADVEALVCDLPIDYLTFTTHDSLAPYSGPYSMALLVRACLLKEVNSWDETALHDHLRAHPSLRRQLGFETLPNQSTFWRAWNERFSEDLRDAVQACADAIVMAARTCGVPLPDRIGSDDPDGSDVDSRPEHQLVAERTDEVWQQSKPFVTDAFALDRGQNWEIHENAFWEQHAYMGMREDMYARSGPASFSLDTTRERIPTGSTHRYQIGKLSVDDIRSMLRNTTRMLIARARQHGELTGKLWAAIDVTKGFPFTGDPEGHEDDILGYRGQNEYYQWAVLKIVGRDVPLVLDAIPRVRGQSKDEIVEKLLSEATEMVNLDLVMMDREFDSKSVKGTCEEYGVHYLNPTRIYTNSDEADIIAWMYRNGERFHVTEEEADDGTPTRKQVYLPKQSRSNDADEDNGLSEVWQEMCGEWEFDDIEGEPSEGMSFSRLIADIQREEEVEERKQKAENGDVDTAGTVVFETNHPYVTAGDVDGQQMDARAFVHMIERLIRWYRHRWGIENGFKKQKHFMVRTTSTERDYRFFNFAFACVLYNVWRLVDLLVKLAIDGENRTYAPRVAANQFLTVAKQCYGLDPPD from the coding sequence ATGGCTAATCATTCAGCGTCGGAGACCGACTCATCCGATCCGGACACACGTATCGACACGCAGCCACCGGCCGCAGACCGATCGAACGGGACCACGGAGATCCTCTCACCGGATCTCGCCGACATCGCTAATACCGGACGGTTACAGTTTTTCGACGACGAAGCCGATGGTGTAGGTGATGATCTCAGCGGATTCGTCGCAGACGTCACCACCGTCGCACAGACGCGCTGCGAGCATTGTGAGGACTACGCCGACGTCGAAGCGCTGGTCTGTGATCTGCCGATCGACTACCTCACGTTCACCACCCATGATTCGCTCGCACCGTACTCGGGACCGTATTCGATGGCGCTACTGGTTCGAGCGTGCCTGCTCAAGGAGGTCAACAGCTGGGACGAAACCGCGCTCCACGACCATCTCCGAGCGCATCCCTCACTCCGTCGTCAGCTCGGCTTCGAGACGCTCCCGAATCAATCGACGTTCTGGCGGGCATGGAACGAACGATTCAGCGAGGACCTGCGTGACGCCGTACAGGCATGCGCCGACGCGATTGTGATGGCTGCACGCACCTGCGGGGTTCCGCTTCCTGACCGAATCGGCAGCGACGATCCGGATGGATCCGACGTCGATAGCCGTCCCGAACACCAGCTCGTTGCCGAGAGGACCGACGAGGTGTGGCAGCAGTCTAAGCCGTTCGTGACCGACGCCTTCGCACTCGATCGCGGCCAGAACTGGGAGATCCACGAGAACGCCTTCTGGGAGCAACACGCCTACATGGGGATGCGCGAGGACATGTACGCGCGCAGTGGCCCGGCGTCGTTCTCGCTCGATACCACGCGCGAGCGTATCCCAACAGGTTCGACTCACCGCTACCAGATCGGGAAGCTCTCGGTCGACGACATCCGCTCGATGCTCCGCAACACCACGCGGATGCTGATCGCCCGTGCGCGCCAGCACGGCGAACTCACCGGCAAGCTCTGGGCAGCCATCGACGTGACCAAGGGGTTCCCGTTTACCGGCGACCCAGAGGGTCACGAGGACGACATCCTCGGATACAGGGGTCAAAACGAGTACTACCAGTGGGCGGTGCTCAAAATCGTTGGGAGAGATGTTCCGCTGGTGCTTGACGCTATCCCGCGCGTGCGCGGCCAATCGAAAGACGAGATCGTCGAGAAACTCCTGTCGGAGGCAACCGAGATGGTGAATCTCGATCTCGTGATGATGGACCGCGAGTTCGACAGCAAGTCGGTGAAAGGCACCTGCGAGGAATACGGCGTCCACTACCTCAACCCGACGCGTATCTACACCAATAGCGACGAGGCCGACATCATCGCGTGGATGTACCGCAACGGAGAACGGTTTCACGTCACCGAGGAGGAGGCCGACGATGGGACACCCACGCGCAAGCAGGTCTACCTCCCGAAGCAGTCGCGCTCGAACGATGCGGACGAAGACAACGGTCTCTCGGAGGTATGGCAAGAGATGTGCGGCGAGTGGGAGTTCGACGATATAGAGGGTGAACCGAGCGAAGGAATGTCGTTCTCACGGCTGATCGCGGACATCCAACGTGAAGAGGAAGTCGAAGAGCGCAAACAGAAAGCAGAGAACGGCGACGTTGACACTGCCGGTACCGTCGTCTTCGAGACGAATCATCCCTACGTAACCGCCGGTGACGTCGACGGTCAGCAGATGGACGCGAGAGCGTTCGTCCACATGATCGAGCGGCTAATTCGCTGGTATCGCCATCGCTGGGGTATCGAGAACGGGTTCAAGAAGCAGAAGCACTTCATGGTGCGAACCACCTCGACCGAGCGCGACTATCGGTTCTTCAATTTCGCGTTCGCATGCGTGCTCTACAACGTCTGGCGGCTGGTTGATCTGCTGGTGAAACTCGCCATCGACGGCGAGAACCGCACGTACGCACCGCGAGTGGCCGCGAACCAGTTCCTGACCGTCGCCAAGCAGTGTTACGGCCTAGATCCGCCTGACTGA
- a CDS encoding Lrp/AsnC family transcriptional regulator — protein sequence MANRLDEIDKRILYHLAEDARNTSAPMIAEEVNVSAGTIRNRINQLEDSGIINGYHASIDYEHANDSLTNVLVCDADVSERDKLAKQMLRVPGVVNVRELMTGQGSLHVTVVGSDTSDLTQVSRALSELGVDIVDEGLLQREYVTPYQPFGPEEGFAEQSMADFMSLAGNAEVVSLTVSANAPVAGRTLREANDDGLIGADVLVVAIERENTILTPRGDTVIQADDLATVFSRDGVSDELLALFTNDQADN from the coding sequence ATGGCGAACCGACTTGACGAGATTGACAAGCGTATTCTATACCACCTCGCTGAGGACGCTCGCAATACCTCCGCCCCGATGATTGCAGAGGAGGTCAACGTCTCAGCCGGAACGATACGCAACCGGATCAACCAACTGGAAGACAGTGGGATCATCAATGGCTATCACGCATCTATCGACTACGAGCATGCTAACGATTCTCTTACGAACGTTCTTGTCTGTGATGCAGATGTTTCAGAGCGAGATAAGCTTGCAAAGCAGATGCTCCGAGTTCCAGGCGTCGTGAACGTTCGGGAGCTGATGACTGGGCAGGGAAGTCTCCATGTGACTGTCGTCGGATCGGATACAAGCGATCTCACGCAAGTGAGCAGGGCGCTTTCAGAACTCGGCGTCGACATTGTTGACGAGGGGTTGCTCCAGCGCGAATATGTTACTCCGTATCAACCATTCGGTCCTGAAGAAGGATTCGCAGAACAGTCAATGGCTGATTTCATGAGTCTCGCTGGGAACGCTGAAGTAGTCTCGCTCACCGTCTCAGCCAACGCGCCGGTCGCTGGCCGCACACTGCGTGAAGCAAACGATGACGGATTGATTGGTGCAGACGTGTTAGTCGTTGCCATCGAACGAGAAAACACGATACTTACGCCCAGGGGGGATACGGTTATTCAGGCAGATGACCTCGCGACAGTCTTCTCCCGTGATGGTGTGTCTGACGAGCTTCTCGCGTTGTTCACTAATGACCAAGCAGATAATTGA
- a CDS encoding universal stress protein, with translation MNSATQYGTGLSEGQYRLLVPAFIEDTPEDTERRLRTAAAIARERGGGLMIACIARFARQTPLDAIPSDNPALDEARDTTAAYVETAEKTGVPAEGHIYVTHRESPSVLDAVEKYDCNGVLLTVEAGHSQRRRLLGGDTTEKVAARAECDVFVEKQATEDTPIQQILLAVSSGPHSEIAARTARAIANDVDGQVDIVHFLDQDATPAEQDDGEQIIETAKRDLFDDGQAETSLECTEHVAEAIIDRSDEYDVTVLGSPTSGLLEQFVFGTVPDSVTQQSENAVVMAQHDTGSTSVYDRWIAGDPIE, from the coding sequence ATGAATTCAGCAACACAGTATGGAACCGGGCTTTCTGAAGGCCAGTACCGTCTACTCGTTCCTGCCTTTATCGAAGACACACCGGAGGATACAGAACGACGCTTGCGGACTGCGGCGGCCATTGCTCGCGAACGTGGTGGGGGGCTCATGATAGCCTGTATTGCCAGATTCGCACGACAGACCCCACTCGATGCAATTCCATCGGATAATCCGGCTCTCGACGAGGCCCGTGATACAACAGCGGCGTACGTCGAGACTGCTGAGAAAACAGGTGTTCCAGCCGAAGGACATATTTATGTGACACACCGGGAATCGCCGTCAGTCCTCGATGCAGTCGAGAAGTACGACTGTAATGGAGTGCTGCTGACTGTCGAGGCTGGACACTCACAGCGACGACGCCTGCTCGGCGGGGATACAACCGAAAAAGTCGCGGCTCGTGCCGAGTGCGATGTCTTCGTCGAGAAACAAGCCACAGAGGACACACCGATTCAGCAAATCCTCCTCGCAGTGAGTAGCGGCCCACACTCAGAGATCGCTGCCAGAACGGCGCGTGCGATCGCCAACGATGTGGATGGACAGGTTGATATCGTCCATTTTCTCGATCAGGACGCTACGCCGGCCGAACAAGACGATGGAGAGCAGATCATCGAGACAGCAAAACGGGATCTCTTTGATGACGGACAGGCCGAAACCAGCCTCGAATGTACAGAGCACGTCGCTGAAGCGATCATTGATCGCTCGGATGAGTACGATGTCACGGTACTGGGGTCGCCGACTAGTGGTCTGCTCGAACAGTTCGTCTTCGGAACGGTCCCGGACTCAGTTACCCAACAAAGCGAGAATGCAGTGGTGATGGCCCAACACGACACTGGCAGTACGTCAGTGTATGACCGTTGGATTGCGGGTGACCCGATTGAATGA
- a CDS encoding TrkH family potassium uptake protein: MRHGSTVAGIPADLATIARDIGSLLLIESALMGVSALVGLAFGEYGVALAFFLATLAPLVVGGAARHVFSDASVPQTKHGMVIAAAGWLLTALFGALPFFLSAHLLSPAAAATYVPEGASYTASSLQYFANPLHAVFESMSGWTGSGLTMAVHEPSLPRALLWWRSLTQWVGGVGVIVLTVSILSRSGSGSYTLYRSEAREERIHPSIVSTVRTVWKIFLGYTILAVIVLFGALLVSEPLAPAAAAWQALNHAMTSLATGGFSVTDNSIATYDSPLIETVLLPIMTLGAIAFPVHYTVLKNRDLHALFDDLQTRWLFVLLGVGVAVLTLQNFQTFAPALSLRDSAFQFVSALSCTGFQSSPVGQWSAGGKLIISGAMVLGGAAGSTVGGIKIIRGYTIACGIRWQFSRVFLPVSAVVNTHIGDRQLNREEMEREFSEAAIVSLLWVLVLIGGSIALSNLIGSGFSYADALFEVASAQGNVGLSTGITGPSMHPIAEGMLVINMWIGRLEIIPVLVFARSLIYGLNP, translated from the coding sequence ATGCGTCATGGATCCACCGTTGCCGGCATTCCCGCGGATCTCGCGACGATCGCCCGCGACATCGGCTCGCTGCTACTGATCGAGTCGGCACTTATGGGCGTCTCGGCGCTGGTCGGGCTTGCGTTCGGCGAGTACGGCGTCGCGCTCGCGTTCTTCCTCGCGACGCTGGCACCACTTGTGGTCGGCGGGGCCGCCAGGCACGTCTTCAGCGATGCGTCCGTCCCGCAGACGAAACATGGTATGGTGATCGCCGCCGCCGGCTGGCTGCTCACCGCGCTGTTCGGCGCACTCCCCTTTTTCCTCTCGGCACACCTGCTCTCGCCAGCCGCCGCGGCCACCTACGTCCCCGAGGGAGCGAGCTACACTGCATCGAGCCTCCAGTACTTCGCGAACCCGCTGCACGCCGTCTTTGAATCGATGTCAGGCTGGACCGGCAGTGGGCTGACGATGGCGGTCCACGAGCCATCGCTGCCGCGCGCGCTGCTGTGGTGGCGCTCGCTCACCCAGTGGGTCGGTGGCGTCGGCGTGATCGTGCTTACCGTGTCGATCCTCTCGCGCTCGGGCAGCGGGAGCTACACGCTCTACCGTAGCGAGGCTCGCGAAGAGCGTATCCATCCAAGTATCGTTTCGACCGTACGAACGGTCTGGAAGATCTTCCTCGGCTACACTATCCTCGCCGTTATCGTCCTCTTCGGTGCACTGCTCGTGAGCGAGCCGCTGGCACCGGCCGCGGCCGCCTGGCAGGCCCTCAACCACGCGATGACCAGTCTGGCTACGGGCGGATTCTCGGTAACAGACAACTCGATCGCTACCTACGACTCGCCGCTGATCGAGACCGTCCTGTTACCCATCATGACCCTCGGCGCGATTGCCTTCCCGGTTCACTACACCGTCCTCAAAAACCGCGATCTCCATGCGTTGTTCGACGACCTCCAGACACGCTGGCTGTTCGTTCTGCTTGGGGTGGGGGTCGCCGTTTTGACCCTCCAGAATTTCCAGACGTTCGCCCCGGCACTCTCGCTACGCGATTCAGCTTTCCAGTTCGTCAGCGCGCTCTCCTGTACGGGCTTTCAGTCCTCGCCAGTCGGTCAGTGGAGTGCAGGTGGGAAACTCATCATATCCGGCGCGATGGTACTTGGTGGAGCAGCTGGCTCGACGGTCGGTGGCATCAAGATCATCCGAGGCTACACGATCGCATGTGGCATCCGCTGGCAGTTCTCCCGCGTGTTCCTCCCTGTTAGTGCCGTCGTAAACACTCACATTGGCGACCGGCAACTCAACAGAGAAGAGATGGAACGCGAGTTCAGCGAGGCTGCTATTGTGAGTTTGCTCTGGGTACTCGTTCTGATAGGAGGAAGTATTGCCCTCTCGAATCTGATCGGATCGGGATTCAGCTATGCGGATGCTCTATTCGAGGTGGCAAGTGCACAGGGCAACGTCGGGCTTTCGACAGGAATTACTGGCCCCTCGATGCACCCGATCGCAGAAGGTATGCTCGTGATCAATATGTGGATCGGACGACTCGAAATCATTCCGGTACTCGTATTTGCTCGTTCACTGATCTACGGGCTCAATCCATAG
- a CDS encoding potassium channel family protein, with translation MYIVIVGAGDIGTPLIEIATAGGNEVVVIERDEARAEEAATKYDCLVLNDDATLKDTLEDAGADRADALISSTEQDATNIMVCLLAQELDVPNVVSVVHDPEHLNVFRQIGVNGMENPQRLIAEYLYRAVKRPSIVDFMRIGDQAEIFEISVGEEASIAGQTLTEADTEGLLPEETLVVAIDRNGEEPITPRGDTRIEAGDLLVIYSARGAIPEVTDVFGHYEDHAGSLRNRREQR, from the coding sequence ATGTACATCGTGATCGTCGGCGCAGGTGATATCGGCACACCCCTGATCGAGATCGCCACCGCTGGTGGTAACGAGGTCGTCGTGATCGAACGTGACGAAGCGAGGGCTGAGGAAGCCGCTACCAAATACGACTGTCTCGTACTCAACGATGATGCGACGCTCAAGGACACGCTCGAAGACGCCGGAGCCGACCGCGCGGACGCACTGATCTCGTCGACCGAACAGGACGCAACCAACATCATGGTCTGCTTGCTTGCCCAGGAACTCGACGTCCCGAACGTCGTCTCAGTCGTTCATGACCCCGAACACCTGAACGTCTTCCGGCAGATCGGTGTCAATGGAATGGAGAACCCACAGCGCCTTATCGCCGAGTATCTCTATCGCGCAGTGAAACGGCCGTCTATTGTCGACTTCATGCGTATCGGTGACCAGGCGGAAATTTTCGAGATTAGCGTTGGCGAAGAAGCTTCCATCGCCGGTCAAACACTCACTGAAGCTGATACAGAGGGACTACTCCCCGAGGAGACGCTCGTCGTCGCTATCGATCGCAACGGTGAGGAACCGATTACCCCTCGTGGTGACACGCGTATCGAGGCGGGCGACTTGCTTGTGATATATTCGGCTAGGGGAGCGATACCAGAAGTCACGGATGTTTTCGGCCACTACGAAGATCATGCTGGGAGTCTGAGAAACAGACGTGAGCAGCGATAG